A window of the Scleropages formosus chromosome 21, fSclFor1.1, whole genome shotgun sequence genome harbors these coding sequences:
- the LOC108920899 gene encoding transmembrane protein 150A has translation MVCWIVVPIALSAVSFVGSWTVYGLALSYGHVCSLSNWIYRSSCELNSTEECCTIDNVPTISTSGKNSPENSLFTATVNAGSFLFLVFCVIHHAHILEKSSSQAILSKAALGFGCVAAIGAFMAGNCNPGYLRLLHYLGASVSFVCLCFYCLLLTALTKKVLLTSWVYILYPVRSVFTAIQIIITILYCIFFAQESYFFQHFSAVFEWTISLNLELFELSFIFEFYTFSSSMLAVLLEKKDEEKSLILS, from the exons ATATGGGCTGGCGCTCAGCTATGGCCACGTGTGCTCCCTCAGTAACTG GATATACAGAAGCTCCTGTGAGCTGAATTCGACTGAAGAGTGCTGCACAATTGACAATGTGCCCACCATAAG CACGAGTGGGAAAAACTCACCCGAAAATTCCCTGTTCACAGCCACCGTCAACGCAGGCTCCTTTCTGT TTTTAGTGTTCTGTGTCATCCACCATGCCCACATcctggagaagagcagcagtcaGGCGATCCTGAGCAAGGCCGCTCTGGGCTTTGGTTGTGTAGCCGCCATCGGCGCCTTTATGGCCGGGAACTGCAAC CCCGGCTACCTGAGGCTCCTGCATTATTTAGGGGCCTCCGTGAGCTTTGTGTGCCTCTGCTTCTACTGCCTGCTCCTCACAGCGCTGACGAAGAAGGTCCTCCTCACGAGCTGGGTGTACATTCTCTACCCCGTCCGCTCCGTGTTTACAGCCATCCAGATCATCATCACCATCCTCT ACTGCATCTTCTTTGCACAGGAGTCATACTTTTTCCAGCACTTCTCCGCAGTGTTTGAATGGACCATTAGCCTTAATTTGGAACTCTTTGAGCTCAGCTTCATCTTTGAGTTTTACACCTTCTCATCATCCATGCTCGCCGTTTTGTTGGAGAAGAAGGATGAGGAAAAGTCTTTGATTTTATCCTGA